In Yersinia enterocolitica subsp. enterocolitica, one DNA window encodes the following:
- the asd gene encoding archaetidylserine decarboxylase (Phosphatidylserine decarboxylase is synthesized as a single chain precursor. Generation of the pyruvoyl active site from a Ser is coupled to cleavage of a Gly-Ser bond between the larger (beta) and smaller (alpha chains). It is an integral membrane protein.) yields the protein MLDSIKIRLQYLLPKQGLTRLAGWGADKQAGWLTQLVIKAFARYYKVNMQEAQDPEFSAYRTFNEFFVRPLRAGARPVVAEENLLAQPADGAISQLGTIHDGQILQAKGHDYSVEALLAGNYMLAAEFQNGQFVTTYLAPRDYHRVHMPCDGVLREMIYVPGDLFSVNPLTAANVPNLFARNERVICIFDTTFGPMAQILVGATIVGSIETVWAGTITPPREGVIRRWTYPQAGAEGAITLEKGQEMGRFKLGSTVINLFAEGKVYLAPQLNSGSVTRMGEVLAEAVPVTPPC from the coding sequence GTGCTGGACAGTATCAAGATCAGATTACAATATTTACTCCCAAAACAAGGCCTGACCCGCTTGGCTGGTTGGGGTGCGGATAAGCAAGCAGGCTGGTTGACACAACTGGTTATCAAGGCGTTTGCCCGCTACTACAAAGTCAATATGCAAGAAGCACAAGATCCTGAATTTTCTGCTTATCGCACATTTAACGAATTCTTTGTGCGCCCGCTACGTGCCGGTGCGCGCCCAGTTGTTGCTGAGGAAAATCTATTAGCTCAACCTGCTGATGGTGCTATCAGTCAGTTAGGTACTATTCATGATGGGCAAATCTTGCAAGCAAAAGGCCACGACTACAGTGTGGAAGCTTTGCTGGCAGGTAACTATATGCTCGCTGCCGAGTTCCAGAATGGTCAGTTTGTCACGACCTATCTGGCACCCCGCGACTATCACCGGGTGCATATGCCGTGTGATGGTGTGTTGCGTGAAATGATTTATGTTCCGGGTGATTTATTCTCGGTCAATCCATTGACCGCAGCGAATGTTCCCAACCTGTTCGCCCGTAATGAGCGCGTCATTTGTATCTTTGATACCACCTTTGGCCCGATGGCCCAAATTTTAGTGGGTGCTACTATCGTTGGCAGCATAGAAACCGTCTGGGCTGGCACCATTACGCCACCACGCGAAGGTGTTATCCGCCGCTGGACCTACCCACAAGCAGGGGCTGAAGGTGCGATAACACTGGAGAAAGGGCAAGAAATGGGCCGCTTTAAATTAGGCTCTACGGTGATTAACCTGTTTGCTGAAGGCAAAGTGTATTTAGCGCCACAGTTAAACAGCGGTTCGGTGACCCGTATGGGTGAAGTCCTTGCCGAAGCCGTCCCTGTTACTCCGCCGTGCTAG